One part of the Ranitomeya imitator isolate aRanImi1 chromosome 10, aRanImi1.pri, whole genome shotgun sequence genome encodes these proteins:
- the LOC138650948 gene encoding phospholipase A2 inhibitor gamma subunit B-like, producing the protein MFLTILTFFSLVMKGYSLSCISCFNGNVTNCSGGSISCPENNECLSMILKITINGSTAQNFYRSCASKNQCNITGSSSFPGGTMEMAANCCSEMDKCTPTAPQLPTTNNTQLNGIVCTQCQSINSDRCDTKNTMSCYGNESMCIRLATTTTVFQTSALAFRGCATRSICDVNQQLFNTDQLTTMYNYICTSAASSFHSASVILFTFSVLFHIFYF; encoded by the exons gtTACTCCCTGTCCTGTATATCCTGTTTTAATGGGAATGTAACAAATTGCTCTGGCGGCAGCATTTCCTGTCCTGAAAATAATGAATGCTTATCTATGATATTAAAAATTACAATAA ATGGATCTACTGCACAAAACTTCTACAGATCATGTGCATCCAAAAATCAGTGCAACATAACTGGAAGTAGTAGTTTTCCAGGAGGAACAATGGAGATGGCTGCAAACTGTTGTTCTGAAATGGATAAATGTACTCCTACTGCACCACAAT TGCCGACTACAAACAATACTCAGCTAAATGGAATAGTGTGTACACAGTGCCAGTCTATAAACAGTGACCGCTGCGACACCAAGAATACAATGTCGTGTTATGGAAATGAAAGCATGTGTATCCGTTTAGCTACAACTACTACAG TATTTCAGACCTCCGCGTTGGCATTTCGAGGTTGTGCCACCAGAAGCATCTGTGATGTCAACCAGCAGTTGTTCAACACCGACCAGCTGACAACAATGTATAACTACATCTGTACGAGCGCGGCCTCCAGCTTCCACTCCGCCTCCGTCAtccttttcacattttctgttctttttcacattttttatttttaa